Proteins encoded by one window of Glycine soja cultivar W05 chromosome 15, ASM419377v2, whole genome shotgun sequence:
- the LOC114385817 gene encoding auxin-binding protein ABP19a-like codes for MKKMILTLFFNIILSLLSLSHASVVDFCVADYTGPNGPAGYSCKSPAKVTVDDFVYSGLGTAGNTSNIIKAAVTPAFDAQFPGVNGLGISIARLDLAAGGVIPLHTHPGASELLVVVQGTICTGFVASDNTVYLKTLKKGDVMVYPQGLLHFQINDGESQALAFVSFSSANPGLQILDFSLFKSDFPTELITQTTFIDAAVVKKLKGVLGGSG; via the coding sequence ATGAAGAAGATGATTCTAACCCTCTTCTTCAATATCATTTTATCTCTCCTCTCCCTCTCCCACGCCTCCGTGGTGGATTTCTGCGTAGCAGACTACACAGGCCCCAATGGCCCCGCAGGGTACTCATGCAAGAGCCCAGCAAAGGTCACGGTGGACGACTTCGTCTACTCCGGCCTTGGCACCGCCGGCAACACCTCAAACATCATCAAAGCCGCGGTGACGCCGGCGTTCGACGCGCAATTCCCCGGCGTCAACGGGCTTGGAATCTCCATTGCACGCCTAGACCTAGCAGCCGGTGGAGTCATCCCTCTTCACACGCACCCTGGTGCCTCAGAGCTGCTGGTGGTTGTGCAGGGAACAATCTGCACCGGCTTCGTTGCTTCGGACAACACTGTGTACCTCAAAACCCTAAAAAAGGGTGATGTCATGGTGTACCCTCAGGGCTTGTTGCACTTCCAGATCAACGATGGAGAGTCTCAGGCTTTGGCTTTTGTGAGCTTCAGCAGTGCTAACCCTGGCCTCCAGATTCTGGACTTTTCTTTGTTCAAGAGTGATTTCCCCACTGAGCTTATCACGCAAACCACTTTCATTGATGCTGCAGTTGTCAAGAAGCTCAAGGGTGTTCTTGGAGGGTCaggttaa
- the LOC114388585 gene encoding MOB kinase activator-like 1A, whose product MSLFGLGNRNQKTFRPKKSAPSGSKGAQLQKHIDATLGSGNLREAVKLPPGEDINEWLAVNTVDFFNQVNILFGTLTEFCTPSNCPSMTAGPKYEYRWADGVTIKKPIEVSAPKYVEYLMDWIESQLDDETIFPQRLGAPFPTNFRDVVKTIFKRLFRVYAHIYHSHFQKIVSLKEEAHLNTCFKHFVLFTWEFRLIDKVELAPLEDLVESIIQL is encoded by the exons ATGAGTCTCTTCGGTCTTGGAAACAG AAACCAAAAAACATTTCGTCCAAAAAAGAGCGCTCCATCTGGAAGTAAG GGTGCTCAACTTCAAAAACACATAGATGCCACGTTGGGTAGTGGGAACTTGAGGGAGGCTGTTAAACTGCCCCCTGGTGAAGATATTAATGAGTGGCTAGCTGTAAACA CTGTGGACTTCTTTAATCAAGTGAATATCCTGTTTGGTACTCTTACAGAATTCTGCACGCCAAGTAACTGCCCTTCAATGACTGCAGGaccaaa GTATGAGTATCGATGGGCTGATGGTGTTACTATAAAGAAACCAATAGAGGTGTCTGCTCCAAAATATGTTGAGTATTTGATGGACTGGATTGAATCTCAGCTAGATGATGAAACAATTTTCCCTCAAAGATTGG GGGCTCCCTTTCCAACCAATTTCCGAGATGTTGTCAAGACAATTTTCAAGCGACTATTCCGTGTATATGCCCACATTTACCACTCACATTTTCAGAAGATAGTGAGTTTGAAGGAAGAAGCTCACCTTAATACTTGCTTCaagcactttgttttatttaCTTGG GAATTCCGTTTGATCGACAAAGTAGAGTTGGCACCTCTTGAGGACCTTGTTGAATCTATTATTCAGTTATAG